A genomic stretch from Schaalia odontolytica includes:
- the mraY gene encoding phospho-N-acetylmuramoyl-pentapeptide-transferase yields MIGLISAFIIAMALSVTGTPLLIRFLVLHQYGQFIRQDGPTQHLTKRGTPTMGGVVIILATVVAWLIGSMVAGAGPSWSGLLLVLLFVGLGVIGLLDDGIKIMRQRSLGLHPSGKIIGQVAVASLFALGTLIMPNEFGEYAGTLEISVARPTALTLGFAGLGVGIALYLVWTNLIVTAWSNATNLTDGLDGLAAGVSIFVFGAYTFITYFQRIQSCTQLGANQANCYSTRDPLDLAIFCAALIGALAGFLWWNASPAQIFMGDTGALALGGAVAGLSILTQTQLLAIVVGGLFVAVVLSDVIQIGVFKATGKRVFRMAPLHHHFELLEWKEVTIVIRFWLIAAIAAVAGAGLFYAEWVSRR; encoded by the coding sequence GTGATTGGACTTATCTCGGCCTTCATTATCGCCATGGCGCTGTCCGTGACAGGCACGCCGCTGCTCATTCGCTTCCTGGTGCTGCACCAATACGGTCAGTTCATTCGCCAGGACGGTCCGACCCAGCACCTCACCAAGCGCGGGACGCCCACGATGGGCGGCGTTGTCATTATCCTGGCGACCGTCGTCGCGTGGTTGATCGGCTCGATGGTCGCCGGCGCAGGACCGTCGTGGTCCGGCCTGCTGTTGGTCCTCCTGTTCGTTGGCTTGGGCGTTATCGGCCTGCTCGATGACGGTATCAAGATCATGCGTCAGCGTTCCCTCGGCCTGCACCCGTCGGGAAAGATCATCGGACAGGTTGCCGTGGCCTCGCTGTTTGCGTTGGGCACCTTGATCATGCCGAACGAATTCGGTGAATACGCGGGTACCTTGGAGATCTCCGTCGCTCGTCCCACGGCCTTGACGCTGGGATTCGCCGGACTTGGCGTGGGCATCGCCCTGTATCTGGTCTGGACGAACCTGATCGTGACGGCGTGGTCGAATGCGACGAACCTGACCGACGGCCTGGATGGTCTGGCTGCGGGTGTGTCTATTTTCGTGTTCGGTGCCTACACCTTCATCACCTACTTCCAGCGCATCCAGTCCTGCACGCAGCTGGGAGCCAACCAGGCGAATTGCTACTCGACGCGAGACCCACTTGACCTGGCGATTTTCTGCGCCGCGCTGATCGGCGCGCTGGCGGGTTTCCTGTGGTGGAATGCGTCGCCGGCTCAGATCTTCATGGGTGATACGGGAGCTCTTGCCCTCGGCGGCGCGGTCGCCGGCCTGTCGATCCTCACGCAGACACAGCTGCTTGCCATTGTCGTCGGCGGTCTCTTCGTTGCCGTTGTTCTCTCGGACGTCATCCAGATCGGCGTATTTAAGGCGACGGGTAAGCGGGTGTTCCGCATGGCCCCTCTGCACCACCACTTCGAGCTTCTCGAGTGGAAGGAGGTCACGATCGTGATCCGTTTCTGGCTGATTGCCGCGATCGCGGCAGTGGCAGGTGCGGGTCTGTTCTATGCGGAGTGGGTGTCGCGTCGATGA
- the rsmH gene encoding 16S rRNA (cytosine(1402)-N(4))-methyltransferase RsmH encodes MRDASESVRDSSRPASERHVPVLLAECLDMLAPAIDRPGAVLVDGTLGMGGHTEGALERFEKLTVIGIDRDPQAIALASERLERFGERFRAVHTTYDNIDEAVTDQLGQGARVDGILMDLGVSSLQLDEAERGFAYSKDAPLDMRMDSTTGPSAADLLATASEGELIRILRTYGEEKFAPRIARLIIRRRDVAPIKRTGELVDIIREAIPAPARRTGGNPAKRTFQALRVAVNDELTILERALPRALASLRVGGRLVVESYQSLEDRIVKDVLRCGSTSSAPPGLPIIPEEMAPSLRLLTKGANRADQAEQDHNPRSASVRLRGAELIREWKDLT; translated from the coding sequence ATGCGCGATGCATCGGAGTCGGTGCGCGATTCGTCGCGCCCCGCAAGTGAGCGACATGTGCCCGTGCTCCTCGCGGAGTGTCTCGACATGTTGGCCCCCGCGATCGATCGCCCCGGCGCTGTCCTCGTGGACGGCACCCTGGGAATGGGTGGACATACCGAGGGTGCACTCGAGCGCTTCGAGAAACTGACGGTCATCGGCATCGACCGTGATCCGCAGGCGATCGCCCTCGCTTCCGAGCGCCTCGAGCGCTTTGGTGAGCGCTTCCGCGCGGTCCACACCACCTACGACAACATCGATGAGGCGGTCACAGACCAGCTCGGTCAGGGTGCGCGTGTGGACGGCATCCTCATGGACCTGGGGGTTTCCTCCCTGCAGCTCGACGAGGCCGAGCGTGGCTTCGCGTACTCCAAGGATGCGCCCCTCGACATGCGGATGGATTCGACCACCGGCCCCAGCGCCGCCGACCTGCTGGCCACGGCCTCGGAAGGCGAACTGATCCGGATCTTGCGCACCTACGGCGAAGAGAAGTTTGCGCCGCGCATCGCCCGGCTCATCATTCGGCGTCGAGATGTCGCGCCGATCAAGCGCACCGGTGAGCTCGTGGACATCATCCGCGAAGCCATCCCCGCGCCCGCGCGACGAACCGGCGGCAACCCCGCCAAGCGCACGTTCCAGGCGCTGCGCGTAGCCGTCAACGACGAGCTGACGATCTTGGAACGGGCACTGCCCAGAGCCCTCGCCAGCCTGCGAGTGGGTGGGCGCCTGGTCGTCGAGTCGTACCAGAGTCTTGAGGATCGGATAGTCAAGGACGTGCTGCGTTGCGGATCAACCAGTAGCGCTCCTCCCGGACTGCCGATCATCCCAGAGGAGATGGCTCCCAGCTTGCGCCTGCTGACGAAGGGTGCCAACAGGGCCGATCAGGCCGAACAAGACCATAACCCCCGATCTGCATCCGTGCGACTGCGCGGTGCGGAACTCATCCGCGAATGGAAGGACCTCACATGA
- the murD gene encoding UDP-N-acetylmuramoyl-L-alanine--D-glutamate ligase — MSRLAAVVGWGKSGQGAAGALLARDWKVRAFDARGGQPSFFDDVRAVAVHVEEDPAALASAIVAAGPDLVVVSPGVPAHHPVFSACEQADIDLWGEVELAWRLQEEGPHAGRPWLTVTGTNGKTTTVGMLGQILRCAGANVEEVGNIGTPITRAIDSEAEVFAVELSSFQLHTAHTVSPLASICLNVDADHLDWHGSVEAYVADKARVYENTIKACIYPASDRRVEAMVENAEVVEGARAIGLTLGAPSVSQFGIVEGLLVDRAFVKDRARQAAALAHVSDLSGAYGPHPSAAILCDALAAAALARAYGVEPEAVEEGLRSFRPAGHRRAIIAEAADLTWVDDSKATNAHAARASLAGLPPRSAIWIVGGDAKGQNFTELIKQVEPILRGVVVIGEDRSALVSALSDGAPQVPFVEVDGHEDWMFSVVNEAVALSMPGDTVVLAPACASWDQFDNYGQRGDAFADAVSRLAAQWGSAGGDE, encoded by the coding sequence ATGAGTCGTCTCGCTGCTGTCGTCGGCTGGGGCAAGTCCGGACAGGGAGCGGCGGGAGCGCTGCTCGCCCGCGACTGGAAGGTGCGTGCGTTCGACGCGCGCGGAGGGCAGCCCTCCTTCTTCGATGATGTCCGTGCAGTTGCAGTCCACGTCGAGGAGGACCCGGCTGCCCTCGCCAGCGCGATCGTTGCGGCCGGCCCCGACCTCGTCGTCGTGTCCCCGGGCGTGCCTGCGCACCACCCGGTGTTTAGTGCCTGCGAGCAGGCTGACATTGACCTGTGGGGGGAAGTGGAGCTCGCCTGGCGTCTGCAGGAGGAAGGCCCTCACGCGGGACGTCCCTGGCTGACGGTGACCGGGACGAACGGTAAGACCACTACTGTGGGAATGCTTGGCCAGATCCTGCGCTGCGCGGGTGCCAACGTCGAAGAGGTTGGCAACATTGGAACACCGATTACACGCGCGATTGACTCCGAGGCGGAGGTCTTTGCGGTTGAGCTCTCGAGCTTCCAGCTGCACACGGCGCATACGGTGTCGCCCCTGGCGTCGATTTGTCTGAATGTGGACGCGGATCACCTGGACTGGCACGGCAGCGTTGAGGCCTATGTGGCCGACAAGGCCCGCGTCTACGAAAACACGATCAAGGCGTGTATCTATCCGGCATCCGATCGTCGCGTCGAGGCCATGGTGGAGAACGCAGAGGTCGTCGAAGGTGCACGCGCCATCGGCCTAACGCTTGGTGCGCCGTCGGTGTCGCAGTTCGGTATCGTCGAGGGCCTCCTCGTTGACCGTGCGTTCGTGAAGGACCGCGCGCGACAGGCAGCGGCCCTCGCGCACGTCTCCGATCTGTCGGGTGCGTACGGGCCTCACCCGTCGGCCGCCATTTTGTGCGATGCGCTGGCGGCTGCCGCGCTCGCCCGCGCGTATGGCGTTGAGCCCGAGGCCGTGGAGGAGGGACTGCGGTCCTTCCGTCCGGCAGGTCACCGTCGCGCGATCATTGCCGAGGCGGCGGATCTGACGTGGGTGGACGACTCGAAGGCGACGAATGCTCACGCGGCGCGCGCCTCACTGGCGGGTTTGCCTCCGCGTAGCGCTATCTGGATCGTTGGTGGCGACGCGAAGGGCCAGAATTTCACGGAGCTCATCAAGCAAGTCGAGCCGATCCTACGCGGCGTCGTCGTTATCGGCGAGGACCGCTCGGCTCTCGTTTCCGCGCTGTCCGACGGTGCGCCTCAGGTGCCCTTCGTCGAGGTTGACGGCCACGAGGACTGGATGTTCTCCGTCGTCAACGAGGCTGTGGCCCTGTCCATGCCAGGTGATACCGTCGTGCTTGCGCCGGCGTGTGCATCCTGGGATCAGTTCGATAACTACGGTCAGCGTGGCGATGCCTTCGCCGACGCGGTGTCGCGCCTGGCCGCCCAGTGGGGGAGCGCCGGTGGTGACGAATAA
- a CDS encoding peptidoglycan D,D-transpeptidase FtsI family protein, whose product MDTVVTRSRWIVGILVGALCICGVRLVQLQIIEGPSLAAQGQRVRTSSTEVAAARGTITDATGVVLANSIQTYDIAVNQVNIRAFVNRDDDGNEVGRGPAEAARLLAPILGINEAELGGMMLGDSTYEYIKRNVDAVSYREIRKLDIYGIEWESVFEREYPNGNVAAPVIGTVNAEGQGSSGMEAQFDALLTGTPGAQAFEIAPNGAVMPGGKRTTVEPKDGGNVELTLHADLQHQVQDLLDARVAKHQADWGAVVIEDVATGHVLVMADSNSKEPDNAKPQKVHAVQDAFEPGSVGKLVTVGAALNQGTITPTSVFQVPYALNLSDAGGPITDFHEHDGETLTATGVLAESSNTGTVLIGQTIGDDQRYAMMRAFGFGEETGIELPGESAGLIRGADEWQGRDRYVTMFGQAYAITAMQEASALATIANGGVRITPHIVKSWTNADGTVEVPQGSQPVQAMDATAASQLLTMMESVVEDDRGTAGAAKVPGYRVGVKTGTAETIIDGASGLVSTTAGIIPADAPRLAIAVVLYNPRVASVSSDSSAPLFGDIARTAVGNLGIPASTSSANLYPTTP is encoded by the coding sequence ATGGATACCGTCGTCACGCGTTCGCGATGGATCGTAGGCATCCTTGTCGGTGCCCTATGTATCTGCGGTGTGCGCTTGGTCCAGCTCCAGATCATCGAGGGGCCGTCGCTGGCCGCCCAAGGGCAGCGTGTTCGTACCTCCTCAACGGAGGTCGCCGCTGCGCGCGGCACAATCACCGATGCCACGGGCGTCGTCCTGGCGAACTCGATCCAGACCTACGACATCGCGGTTAACCAGGTGAACATTCGCGCCTTCGTCAACCGCGACGATGACGGCAACGAGGTCGGCCGCGGTCCCGCGGAAGCGGCCCGCCTCCTGGCCCCCATTCTTGGTATCAACGAGGCGGAGCTTGGCGGCATGATGCTGGGTGACTCTACCTATGAGTACATCAAGCGCAACGTGGACGCGGTGTCCTACCGTGAGATCCGAAAGCTCGACATCTACGGCATCGAATGGGAGTCCGTTTTCGAGCGCGAATACCCCAACGGCAACGTCGCAGCCCCCGTTATCGGGACAGTCAACGCGGAGGGGCAGGGATCCTCCGGCATGGAGGCCCAGTTCGACGCGCTCCTGACGGGTACGCCCGGCGCGCAGGCCTTTGAGATTGCGCCCAACGGCGCGGTCATGCCCGGCGGAAAAAGGACGACCGTCGAGCCGAAGGACGGCGGAAACGTGGAGCTGACGCTGCACGCCGACCTGCAGCATCAGGTCCAAGACCTGCTGGACGCTCGCGTTGCGAAGCATCAGGCTGACTGGGGTGCAGTCGTCATTGAGGATGTCGCAACGGGTCACGTGCTCGTGATGGCGGATTCGAACTCCAAGGAGCCGGACAACGCTAAGCCCCAGAAAGTGCACGCCGTCCAGGACGCGTTCGAGCCCGGCTCTGTGGGCAAGCTCGTCACCGTGGGGGCCGCCCTTAACCAAGGGACGATCACACCCACGAGCGTTTTCCAGGTGCCGTACGCGCTGAACCTGTCCGATGCGGGTGGTCCCATCACCGATTTCCACGAGCATGACGGCGAGACACTGACGGCCACGGGCGTTCTCGCGGAGTCGTCGAACACCGGTACCGTCTTGATCGGTCAGACGATCGGCGACGACCAGCGCTACGCCATGATGCGTGCGTTTGGTTTCGGCGAGGAGACGGGCATTGAGTTGCCCGGCGAGTCCGCGGGCCTTATTCGCGGCGCAGACGAGTGGCAGGGGCGTGACCGCTACGTCACGATGTTCGGCCAGGCCTATGCGATTACCGCGATGCAGGAGGCATCCGCATTGGCGACGATCGCGAACGGGGGAGTGCGTATTACCCCCCACATCGTGAAGTCGTGGACGAACGCGGATGGGACGGTCGAGGTGCCGCAGGGAAGCCAGCCGGTGCAGGCCATGGACGCGACGGCGGCATCGCAGTTGCTGACCATGATGGAATCCGTCGTCGAAGACGATCGGGGCACCGCCGGTGCGGCCAAGGTCCCGGGCTACCGAGTGGGTGTCAAGACCGGTACCGCTGAGACGATCATCGACGGCGCGTCGGGCCTCGTCTCTACGACGGCAGGCATCATTCCCGCGGACGCGCCGCGCCTGGCAATCGCCGTCGTCCTGTACAACCCGAGGGTGGCGTCGGTCTCATCTGATTCGTCGGCGCCGCTGTTTGGCGACATTGCTCGCACTGCCGTCGGCAACCTGGGTATCCCCGCTTCCACCTCGTCCGCTAACCTGTATCCGACGACGCCGTGA
- a CDS encoding FtsW/RodA/SpoVE family cell cycle protein: MVTNKRGWHIPTVTLPRIRFGSGKERQHDPVMTYYLVVLPAVVLSVFGLVMGFSAQTVTSIAQGENPYSAYARPLAIIVVSLLIATVVQLVPQRWFVYLSPIMFVGALVFQSLVLSPLGRSEGGNANWVKIGPIMAQPSEFLKLALIVFLALMVSKSASKRSDLRAMAVAVGMPILVALGAVMLGRDMGTAMVVAVGALGAVWVAGLPKRWFGGLLMIAVPTMVLLVLSNPTRIRRILAILPGTSKGSDESAPEQIDHSLWALGSGGLTGLGPGASREKWNYLQAAHTDFIFAIVGEEFGLFGTLAVLVCLGLLVWGMIRVARESSDLFVVVVASGVASWIGIQTIINVLSVTGLGPVIGVPLPLVSYGGSSFLFTITAIAVVASFARARAGMRMIGRPDEASAGRDPRVAPRRRAAR; the protein is encoded by the coding sequence GTGGTGACGAATAAGCGCGGGTGGCACATCCCGACGGTCACGCTGCCTCGGATCCGCTTCGGGTCCGGAAAGGAGCGTCAGCATGATCCGGTGATGACGTACTATCTCGTCGTCCTGCCGGCCGTTGTGCTCTCGGTTTTCGGCCTCGTGATGGGCTTTTCGGCGCAAACTGTCACGTCGATCGCGCAGGGAGAGAATCCCTATTCTGCGTACGCTCGCCCCCTGGCTATCATCGTGGTTTCCCTGCTGATTGCTACGGTCGTTCAGCTGGTTCCCCAACGATGGTTCGTCTATCTGTCGCCGATAATGTTCGTGGGCGCTCTTGTCTTCCAGTCGCTGGTTCTGAGCCCCCTCGGACGCTCTGAGGGTGGCAACGCAAACTGGGTCAAGATCGGCCCGATCATGGCCCAGCCCTCGGAGTTCCTCAAGCTCGCCCTTATCGTGTTCCTGGCACTGATGGTCTCAAAGTCGGCCTCGAAGCGCTCGGATCTGCGCGCGATGGCTGTGGCCGTGGGAATGCCTATCCTCGTCGCTCTGGGAGCAGTCATGCTCGGACGTGACATGGGCACTGCGATGGTGGTCGCGGTGGGTGCTCTGGGTGCCGTGTGGGTGGCCGGCCTGCCCAAGCGCTGGTTTGGTGGCCTCCTCATGATCGCCGTGCCCACGATGGTGCTGCTCGTGCTGTCCAACCCCACTCGTATTCGCCGTATCCTCGCTATCTTGCCGGGTACGTCGAAGGGATCGGACGAGTCCGCTCCCGAGCAGATCGACCACTCGCTGTGGGCGCTGGGCTCGGGCGGCCTGACCGGCCTCGGCCCGGGCGCGTCGCGTGAGAAGTGGAATTATCTGCAGGCGGCCCACACGGACTTCATTTTCGCTATCGTGGGCGAGGAATTCGGGCTGTTCGGTACCCTCGCTGTCCTGGTCTGCCTGGGGCTGCTGGTGTGGGGCATGATACGCGTGGCGCGCGAGTCTTCGGACCTGTTTGTCGTCGTCGTTGCGTCGGGCGTTGCGTCGTGGATCGGCATCCAGACGATCATCAACGTGCTGTCGGTGACGGGGCTGGGTCCGGTCATCGGTGTTCCTCTGCCGCTCGTGTCCTACGGTGGCTCGTCCTTCCTCTTTACGATCACCGCGATCGCGGTCGTGGCGTCCTTTGCGCGCGCCCGAGCCGGGATGCGGATGATTGGTCGGCCCGACGAGGCATCGGCGGGGCGTGACCCCCGCGTGGCACCCCGCAGGCGCGCGGCTCGCTAA
- the mraZ gene encoding division/cell wall cluster transcriptional repressor MraZ: MFLGTYEPKLDDKGRMFLPARFREDMEGGIVLTRGQEHCIYAFPAAEFENMTAELRRAPLSSKQARDWIRVMLSGAYKEIPDKQGRISVPADLRAYAGLDRELAVIGAGSRAEIWNASAWRDYLAVQEEVFSNTAEEIIPGMF, translated from the coding sequence ATGTTCCTCGGTACGTACGAGCCCAAGCTCGACGACAAGGGTCGCATGTTCCTGCCCGCGCGCTTTCGTGAGGATATGGAGGGCGGAATCGTCCTCACTCGCGGCCAAGAGCACTGTATCTACGCATTCCCTGCAGCGGAATTCGAGAACATGACCGCGGAACTGCGCCGCGCGCCCCTGTCGTCAAAGCAGGCGCGTGACTGGATCCGCGTGATGCTCTCGGGTGCCTATAAGGAGATCCCGGACAAGCAGGGGCGGATCAGCGTCCCCGCGGACCTGCGTGCCTACGCCGGTCTGGATCGCGAACTCGCCGTCATTGGTGCGGGCTCGCGAGCCGAAATCTGGAACGCCTCGGCCTGGCGCGACTACCTCGCGGTCCAGGAGGAGGTCTTCTCCAACACAGCAGAAGAGATCATTCCGGGGATGTTCTGA
- a CDS encoding DUF6318 family protein, with protein sequence MENSPLSDQPTSEDDAAVFPGSGSRREQRSHDRELPARAATHTRGARPRVRSWMRAGALDWGIRIAVVGLVIGGFLAIYLNGVNEGWWHPWGHTPTVTTTGPTAVPTPAPTASSEPAMSGGYQIGPDGVLVRPAEYAAETYPKPELPEAAKENTERGAEAAAEHYLAVATYAWNTGDTSAIAALSDDSSGFAQSLINKIDAVYSNGWAYGDTLTVNHVLLLEPVPANGADVPPNTIGVKFGVTAVDGTRCSGQRVTIKNEEYQATISLFMTWQGDRWIETQGRAEANEH encoded by the coding sequence ATGGAGAACTCACCCCTATCCGATCAACCCACCAGCGAGGACGACGCTGCAGTCTTCCCTGGCTCGGGCTCGCGCCGCGAGCAGCGCTCGCACGACCGTGAGCTGCCCGCTCGGGCTGCCACCCACACGCGGGGAGCGCGCCCCCGGGTTCGTTCCTGGATGCGTGCAGGCGCGCTTGATTGGGGTATCCGCATCGCAGTTGTGGGCCTGGTGATTGGCGGATTCTTGGCCATCTACCTCAACGGCGTCAATGAGGGCTGGTGGCACCCCTGGGGTCACACACCCACCGTCACAACCACAGGCCCCACAGCAGTGCCCACACCCGCGCCCACAGCGTCGAGTGAGCCCGCCATGTCGGGCGGTTACCAGATCGGCCCCGACGGCGTGCTCGTGAGACCGGCCGAGTATGCGGCAGAGACCTACCCCAAACCCGAACTACCCGAAGCCGCCAAAGAAAACACAGAACGCGGAGCAGAGGCCGCGGCGGAGCACTACCTGGCAGTTGCAACGTATGCGTGGAACACCGGAGACACTTCTGCTATCGCAGCTCTTTCTGACGATTCGAGTGGCTTTGCTCAGTCATTGATCAACAAGATCGACGCTGTCTACTCTAATGGTTGGGCGTACGGAGACACGCTGACTGTTAACCATGTTCTCCTCCTTGAGCCTGTTCCTGCGAATGGCGCGGATGTGCCCCCTAACACAATCGGGGTGAAATTCGGTGTGACGGCAGTTGATGGTACGAGATGCTCGGGTCAACGCGTCACTATCAAGAATGAGGAGTATCAGGCGACAATCTCTTTGTTTATGACCTGGCAGGGCGATCGGTGGATTGAAACGCAGGGAAGGGCAGAAGCCAATGAGCACTAA
- a CDS encoding UDP-N-acetylmuramoyl-tripeptide--D-alanyl-D-alanine ligase: MQAAAQWIAEAVSGHLVGPDVLVTGPVVTDSREAAEGSLYVARRGEAADGHSFVAGAVERGAVAVIVEHEVDEAVAQIVVHDSTEALGALARAHVDNLRRGGVLDVIAMTGSVGKTTTKDLLAQIMSEDGPTVAPKLSFNNEVGLPLTVLMADETTRHLVLEMGASGPGHITYLTDIVSPDVAIELCVGHAHVGGFGGFEGVAAAKAELIRGTRPGGPVILNTDDPNVEAMAPLATGDVIRFSASGDPRAHVRAIDVHLDRADRASFTLVAPQGEAHIDLKIVGRHHVANALAAAAGALTLGVDLQTVATVLSSARALSPHRMDVHQLTVEGTAITLIDDSYNANLDSMRAGIAALASIGSDARKIAVLGEMLELGDDSQPLHEQVGAMAADAGIDTLIGLGTDAHYYLEGAPHVPHREVASDPEQAARLVIEHAADGSVILVKGSYGSHSWQVADILREKGTNR, translated from the coding sequence ATGCAGGCAGCAGCACAGTGGATTGCTGAGGCAGTGTCGGGGCACCTGGTCGGTCCCGATGTACTCGTGACAGGCCCGGTGGTCACTGACTCGCGTGAGGCAGCCGAGGGTTCGCTCTACGTGGCTCGCCGCGGCGAGGCCGCCGACGGACACTCCTTTGTGGCAGGGGCCGTCGAGCGCGGTGCCGTCGCCGTCATCGTTGAGCATGAAGTCGACGAGGCCGTGGCTCAGATCGTCGTCCATGATTCCACCGAGGCGCTGGGAGCCCTGGCGCGGGCACACGTGGACAACCTGCGCAGAGGGGGTGTCCTTGACGTCATCGCGATGACGGGTTCGGTGGGCAAGACCACGACGAAGGACTTGCTGGCGCAGATCATGAGCGAGGACGGGCCGACGGTGGCTCCCAAGCTTTCCTTCAACAACGAGGTCGGCCTGCCGCTGACCGTTCTGATGGCGGATGAAACGACGCGTCATCTCGTCCTCGAGATGGGTGCCTCGGGCCCCGGACATATCACCTACCTGACGGACATTGTGTCTCCGGATGTCGCGATCGAGCTGTGCGTGGGGCATGCCCACGTGGGCGGCTTTGGTGGTTTCGAAGGCGTCGCGGCCGCGAAGGCTGAGCTCATTCGGGGAACGCGCCCGGGCGGTCCCGTCATTCTCAACACAGACGACCCGAATGTCGAGGCAATGGCACCTCTGGCAACCGGCGACGTGATTCGTTTTTCTGCCTCGGGTGACCCCCGCGCGCACGTGCGCGCAATCGACGTGCATCTTGATCGCGCGGACCGTGCTTCCTTCACTCTCGTGGCCCCCCAGGGCGAGGCCCACATCGACCTGAAAATCGTCGGACGACACCACGTGGCGAATGCGCTGGCTGCTGCTGCGGGTGCTCTGACCCTCGGCGTTGACCTTCAGACCGTGGCCACCGTCCTGTCGAGTGCCCGTGCCCTGAGCCCCCACCGCATGGACGTTCACCAGCTCACCGTGGAGGGCACAGCGATCACCCTGATCGACGACTCCTACAACGCGAACCTGGACTCGATGCGTGCGGGTATCGCGGCGCTGGCCTCGATCGGCTCGGACGCCCGAAAGATCGCGGTCCTTGGCGAGATGCTGGAGCTGGGCGATGACTCCCAGCCGCTGCACGAGCAGGTCGGAGCGATGGCTGCCGATGCGGGTATCGACACACTCATTGGCCTGGGGACGGATGCCCACTACTATCTAGAGGGAGCACCGCACGTGCCCCATCGCGAGGTCGCCTCGGATCCCGAGCAGGCCGCACGCCTGGTGATTGAACACGCCGCGGATGGTTCCGTCATCCTCGTCAAAGGCTCCTACGGATCACATTCGTGGCAGGTCGCAGACATCCTGCGAGAGAAGGGAACGAACCGGTGA
- the murG gene encoding undecaprenyldiphospho-muramoylpentapeptide beta-N-acetylglucosaminyltransferase, which yields MVKVVMAGGGTAGHVNPLLATAAQLRESGAEVVVLGTAAGLESDLVPAAGFPLVEIPRVPLPRRPSLAFFTLPSRFLDAVKRCAQALEGADVLVGFGGYVSTPAYIAAKRAGVPIVIHEQNARPGLANKVGARNAAVVALTFPATPLSARLGNTVVTGLPLRAAIADLASRREDAQGAAQARREAAERLGVNPDAPTLLVTGGSLGALHVNESMTGAVDALPEGVQVVHLTGRGKDESVRASVEAAGLSDRWHVIDYLTTMEDALAVADLVVCRSGAGTVAEMEALGLPCIYVPLPIGNGEQRLNAADHVAAGGAQLIDDEEFTADFVRRNVFPLLGSTRLADMAAASQSLGRAGAARALADLALDQVKENSNE from the coding sequence ATGGTCAAGGTAGTGATGGCTGGCGGCGGGACCGCCGGCCACGTGAATCCTCTGCTGGCGACGGCCGCACAGCTGCGTGAGAGCGGTGCGGAGGTTGTGGTCCTGGGGACAGCGGCCGGATTGGAATCGGATCTGGTTCCCGCTGCAGGTTTCCCACTCGTGGAGATTCCCCGCGTGCCGTTGCCGCGCCGCCCTTCGCTCGCCTTCTTCACGCTGCCGTCACGTTTCTTGGACGCCGTGAAGCGCTGTGCCCAGGCACTGGAGGGGGCCGACGTCCTCGTTGGTTTCGGCGGCTACGTGTCGACACCCGCGTACATAGCGGCGAAGCGCGCGGGTGTCCCGATCGTCATTCACGAGCAGAATGCTCGCCCGGGCCTCGCTAACAAGGTGGGTGCGCGCAATGCTGCGGTCGTCGCACTGACCTTCCCGGCTACGCCCCTGAGCGCGCGTTTGGGGAATACGGTCGTGACGGGTCTTCCTCTGCGTGCGGCTATCGCGGATCTGGCAAGCCGCCGCGAGGACGCGCAGGGCGCGGCGCAGGCACGCCGCGAGGCCGCTGAGCGTCTGGGCGTGAACCCTGATGCTCCGACGCTGCTCGTCACGGGTGGATCCCTGGGAGCGCTGCACGTGAACGAGTCGATGACTGGGGCCGTCGATGCGCTGCCGGAGGGGGTGCAAGTCGTGCACCTGACGGGTCGGGGCAAGGACGAGTCCGTGCGCGCCTCCGTCGAAGCGGCGGGGCTGTCGGATCGCTGGCACGTCATTGATTACCTGACGACGATGGAGGATGCGCTGGCTGTCGCAGACCTCGTCGTGTGCCGGTCGGGTGCGGGCACCGTGGCTGAGATGGAGGCCCTGGGCTTGCCCTGCATCTATGTGCCACTGCCGATCGGTAACGGTGAGCAGCGCTTGAACGCCGCGGACCACGTGGCCGCTGGTGGAGCACAGCTCATCGATGATGAGGAATTCACGGCGGACTTCGTTCGCCGTAACGTCTTTCCGCTGCTGGGCTCGACGCGCCTGGCGGATATGGCCGCCGCCTCGCAGTCGCTGGGGCGTGCGGGTGCGGCCCGCGCTTTGGCGGATTTGGCGCTGGACCAGGTGAAGGAGAACAGCAATGAGTGA